Below is a genomic region from Salmo salar chromosome ssa11, Ssal_v3.1, whole genome shotgun sequence.
caacatatcccgagagagccatgtttccgtgaaacagagaatgttacaatgtctctctggaaggcaacccttgccctaattttgCCAACcttgttgttttgggtcggcctctgggattagatccaatgtcctgggtggtggtccgaacaaaggatccacttcgggaaagtcgtattcctggtcgtaatgttggtaacttgacgtcgctcttatatccaatagttcttcctggctgtatgtaataacacttaacctctcttgggtagggggcagtattttcatgtccggatgaaaatcgtgcccaaagtaaactgcctgttactcaggcccacaagctaggatatgcatataatggtcgatttggatagaaaacactctaaagtttctaaaactgttagaataatgtctgtgagtataacagaactgatatggcaagcgaaaccccgaggacaaaccatcccaaaaaaGAATAATGTtcagcctaccactattttcatggctgtcacttttattataaggcgaagtcctcccagattgcagttcctagggctttcactagatgtcaacggtCTTTAGAAAgagcttcagtctggtttttggaaaaatgagccagaaattgtagtttttctaggtggctcccattttggttgtagtgtttccaagcgtgtgAATGAGAGCGCATTCTTTGGTATTTtcctccggtaaagacaataacgattctccgtcttaaatttgatcgtttatttacgtattagggtacctaaggtttgattataaacgttgtttgacttgtttggaaaagtttattaataacgtttgggattcattttgtatgcattttgatggagggaaactgggtggattattgactgaagcgcaccagctaaactgagtttttatggatataaagaaggacattatcgaacaaaaggaccatttgtgatgtaactgggaccttttggagtgccaacagaagaagatcatcaaaggtaaggcatttattatatcgcaatttctgactttcgtgtcgcacctgcctggttgaaatatgtttttcatggttttgtatgcggggcgctgtcctcagataatcgcatggtgtgctttcgccgcaaagcctttttgaaatctgacacatagCGGCTGGATTaccaagaagttaagctttattttgatgtattacacttgtgattttatgaaagttaaatatatagattctgtagtttgaatttcgcgctctgaaatttcaccggatgttggctaccgtcccacctgcctaTAAGAAGTTacgattttctgggctaacaatataaaaaataatacataaaaaaaacactgcgtagtttcctaagaactcgaagagaggcgaccatctctgtcggcgccatcttgctagGGGGGTACACGGAAATGTGTGAATTAAAAGCGAGGGTCGACAtctgcctgagatcagtttcatgaagaaggatgaaaaggtgagggcgttcaataccaactggtatcaaatgtatagctggttaacagggagcctaTCAGCAAGCCGCCTGTAATTGCACGTTAAGATTCTTTACATGCTGAACATCTTTTCTGGGATGTCAAAAACAATTCCAaatgatttgatagcttccatGCATCATCCATTAAAAGTTAGATTAAAGAGAGGTTGACGCAGCACATTTTTTTCGCGTGCGCTCAAGTAGGCTTTGCACTTTCCTCCGGTGtttatttagcaaagatgataacacataatcactccggacagacacaagcaaaaagTCATCacataaatgttgcagcagcccAGGCTACACCTGAACATTAgaaatctgacatgctgtatgggatgaaaacaagtctatttttccatctgatcaactgtaggctactaataagAGCCGCTGCATACAGTCTATGTGCCCTGTCCATCAGGTCAGGGTAAACtaattggtaacgttatgtatttatagtccatttgtgtgtcaggagaaaGTTCAGGTCAAATTTTGATTATATTCAACATTGGGCTGGCTAGGCTGCCTATACGTTTTTAATCCAAATGTATTACCTGGAATGAATCAATCGACATGGCAGATGTGAGTTATTAAATGGCAGATGTGAGTCATTGTGATGGCAAATGTGAGTCATGTTTTTTCATAAGGCCTACAGTTGCATAGGCCTGCATGATGCAAAcatgcataaagcaagctcagccctgtgagttctattgtctatcagttgttgtctatgtgtctgggtagaggaaatcCCCCTCCTAATGTAGTCTAAATATAAATGATATGAACAAATATAAGGTAGCTGCAGTTTGAACAGGTTCACTACCCCCCCccatctgctatttgtatttacagctaagtcccctcatgttccctgattaagaggtggtgactactccactccactaccattgtcaactttctcctgacatgaactgaagccatggcgtctcatgtgcccgctcatccactggcacattgaatgtttctcttccaagcactgtgagtaccccgatcaattttctctcattactgtatgtagagtcaatcacatacacaatcacattattacacatcaaagattttactccttgcttggactaactcattcttagctctttggtctaactgtgtagtgtcttgtgttattttttgttgttgtcttcccagtaaaatcctgtcctgcactggtcaagcctctgaacacctcaactcatgcctcataccctcattcaatcactgccgtgatccctttccaacactgtgtaagtacagtgagagaaaaaagtatttgatcccctgctgattttgtacgtttgcccactgacaaagaaattatcagtctataattttaatggtaggtttatttgaacagtgagagacagaataacaacaaaaaaatccagaaaaccgcatgtcaaaaatgttataaaatgatttgcattttaatgagggaaataagtatttgacccctctgcaaaacatgacttagtacttggtggcaaaacccttgttggcaatcccagaggtcagacgtttcttgtagttggccaccaggtttgcacacatctcaggagggattttgtcccactcctctttgcagatcttctccaagtccttaaggtttcgaggctgacgtttggcaactcgaaccttcagctccctccacagattttctatgggattaaggtctggagactggctaggccactccaggaccttaagagctatttgaaaagactacctgaaatttctgcctgttttggagGGATGGAGTTTTAGCCTGCTTGGTGACATCACCAAGCAGttcatagaccaataagaaagagggtCCCATACCTCTCTACCAATAACAactagttttcagtttccccctcccGACTCAGACCACTCTCAAACAGCCCTAGCAAAGTTCTTGCTTGTGAATATGTGCTTtgctaaaaatacattttgtttatttttgtccattttaatggttttcaatcacagtaaggtactgtaCTTCATTGTTACACCGAAATGAtttaatattgagataaaaatggctgcattggacattTAATAGGCTACCCTAAAAACTGGAAAAAGTATCTTTGCAAGTAAACATCTTGAGTTATAAAAACAAATCTCCATCAAAGTAATCTATAAATCAAGGGTAATAAACATGTTATTAATAACAGGTCTCCAACCTATCAAACtctacagcctggtctcatagactaaacataacatagtaaatgtaaatctgggacaatcaaatgagtatgatatgttacgtttgttaTGATTacttaagacagaaggttacttaaggcaaaatcAAAAGGATGATGGTTtgtcggggtggatgggtaggtgtataatttttaaaacaagaaagttggttgcaatttcaatttaattcaccagaaaagacagaacaaataatacaacaaatattgtggttaaactgaaatatactaattgataaaaaaacaaaaaacattttctataaaaattattttaaaaaggtataatctttgtaaattatatcataaataggactggtggagttctcacacatgcagctaacaaaaatatatggaaatatcTGCTCTCCCAAAGTTACAATCAACTAATTGCAgtattaccgcaaaaatggaagaggcaagtggaagggggaaaagtaaggaacttgtttgGCGGCCCTGCAtataccagtttaatttaagGACGAAACAATTGACAGCCGTGCCATatagtgtagctcagttggtagagcatggtgtttgcaacgccagggttgtgggtttgtttcccacggggggccagcacagaaaaaaaatgtatgaaattgtatgaaatgtatgcattcactactgtaagtcgctctggataagagcgtctgctaaatgactaaaatgtaaatgtatttgatcccctgctgatttttaatggtaggtttatttgaacagcgagagacagaataacaacaaaaatatccagaaaaacgcatgttaaatatgttatacatttatttgcattttaatgagggaaataagtatttgaccccctctcaatcataaagatttctggctcccaggtgtattttatacaggtaatgagctgagatcaggagcacactcttaaagggagtgctcctaaccgcagcttgttacctgtataaaagacacctgcccacagaagcaatcaatcaatcagattccaaactctccaccatggccaagaccaaagagctctccaaggatagttgtagacctacacaaggctggaatgggctacaagaccatcgccaagcagcttggtgagaaggtgacaacatttggtgcgattattcgcaaatgaaagaaacacaaaagaactgtcaatatccctcggcctggggctccatgcaagatttcacctcgtggagttgcaatgattatgagaacggtgaggaatcagcccagaactacacggaaggatcttgtcaatgatctcaaggcagctgggaccatagtcaccaagaaaacaattggtaacacactacaccgtgaaggactgaaatcctgcagcgcccgcaaggtccccctgctcaagaatacatatacatgcacgtctgaagtttgccaatgaacatctgaatgattcaggggacaactggtgaaattgttgtggtcaaatgagaccaaaatggagctctttggcatcaactcaactcgccgtgtttggaggaggaggaatgctgcctatgaccccaagaacaccatctccaccgtcaaacatggaggtggaaacattatactttgggggtgtttttctgctaaggggacaggacaacttcaccgcatcatttgacggggccatgtactgtcatatcttgggtgagaacctacatccctcagccagggcattgaaaatgggtcgtggatgggtattccagcatgacaatgacccaaaacacacggccaaggcaacaaaggagtggctcaagaagaagcacattaaggtcctggagtggcgtagccagtctccagaccttaatcccatagaaaatctgtggagggagctgaaggttcgagttgccaaacgtcagccttgaaaccttaattaatgacttggagaagatctgcaaagaggagtgggacaaaatccctcctgagatgtgtgcaaacctggtggccaactacaagaaatgtctgacctctgtgattgccaacaagggttttgccaccaagtactaagtcatgttttgcagaggggtcaaatacttatttccctcattaaaatgtaaatcattttataacatttttgacatgcgtttctctggatttttttgttgttattctgtctctcactcttcatataaacctacccttaaaattatagactgatcatttctttgtaagtgggcaaacatacaaaatcagcaggggatcaaatacttttttcccccactgtagatgcCGGATTCAAAATGTTATAATCATTTAaatgattatacaaaattcttgcaaccagtaGAATGCTATAAATTTGTGGGATataaccatcccagctctgcagattttgctgcgaagacaCAGAATCAATATataatttgttttggtactgtccctacagtgcattcggaaagtattcagacccgttgaccttttccacattttgttacattacagccttattctaaaatggtttaaatCCTCATCAATTTTCACGTAAtatcctataatgacaaagtgaaaacaggtttatagacatttttgctaatccataataaaacaattctaaatcacatttacataaggattcagaccctttactcagtactttgttgaagcaccttcggcagcgaatacagcctcgagtcttcttgggtatgacgctacatgcttagcacacctgtatttggggagtttctcccattcttctctgcagatcctctcaagctctgtcaggttggatggggtgcgtcgctgcatagctattttcaggtctctccagaggtgttcgatagggttcaagtccgggctatggctgggcccctcaaggacattcagagatttgttccgaaaccactcctgcgttgtcttggctgtgtgcttagggtcgttgtcctgttggaaggtgaaccttcgccccgagTCTGAGGTCCGGagagctctggagtaggttttcatcaaggatctctctgttttgtcatacccatggtatgcggtctcatataccacggctgtcagccaatcagcattcagggctggaaccacccagtttctatatgagtacactaccgttcaaaagtttggggtcacttagaaatctccttgtttttgaaaggaaagcacattttttgtccatcaaaataacatcaaattgatcagaaatacagtgcagatattgttaatgttgtaaatgactattgtagctggaaacgtctgatttttaatggaatatctacataggggtacagaggcccattatcagcaaccatcactcctgtgttccaatggcacgttgttttaGCTAATCCTaaatttatcattttaaaaggctaatttatcattagaaaacccttttgcaattatgtttgcacagctgaaaattgttgttctgattaaacacAACACTTTTTAACtataataaatactacagtatttaatttgcatatatctCCCCTCCCCCCATATCACAATTTGTGCCACCattaagtgagaaacctacaggtaactgccaaaataaaggaaagacCAAcataactggcagcttcattaaatagtacccgcaaaacaattTCTCCATTTccacctgactgacgtgcccaaagtaaactgcctgttgctcaggccctgaagccaggatatgcatataattggtaccattggaaagaaaacactttgacgtttgtagaaatgttaaaataatgtaggagactaaaactcaatagatatggtaggagaaaatccaaagaaaaaccaaccagaatctttttttgagagagagcgtgctcttacaatggaaagtataggggcaTTCTGAATTCTAGCTCCCAGCATGcaattcctattgcttccacagggtgtcagcagtctatgtttaaggtttcaggcttgtaacttccaaaacaAATAAGGAATATGAGTTTTAGTAcaaggacacagtcttggaaattcgtgtttgggCGTGTGATGAAGAcaagacgcacctgctaaaatcggtttcctattgaacatacttctttccgtaagaaatattatagtttgaatacaatttagggtatctgaggagtagatagaaatgtattttgacttgtttaaacaaagtttagcggtagattttcggattcctttctctgcatgttgaacgagtggattactgaaatcgatggcacCATCTAAATGgacttttggggatataaagaaggattttatctaacaaaacgacactacatgttatagctgggaccctttggataacaaatcagaggaagattttcaaaaagtaagtgaatcgctatttgtgaatttatgaaacctgtgccgatgGAAAAATATtgtgatgtggggcgccgtcctcaaacaatcacatggcatgctttcgctgtaatggcaactgtaaatcggacagtgcagttagattaacaagaatttaagctttcaaccaacataagacacttgtatgtacctaaatgtttaatatccatcatttgtatgattatttatttgaattgcgcgccctccagtttcaccggaagttgtcccgctagcgggacgtcattaaatagtacccgcaaaacaccagtctcaacgtcaacagtgaagaggcgactccgagatgctggccttctaggcagagttcctctgtccagtgtctgtgttcttttgcccatcttaatcttttatttttattggccagtctgaaatatggctttttctttgcaactctgcctagaaggctagcatcccagagtcacctcttcactgttgacgttgagactggtgttttgcgggtactatttcatgaagctgccagttatGTTGgtctttcctttattttggcagttacctgtaggtttctcacttaatGGTGGCAAATATTGTGATATGGGGGAGGGGaggtatatgcaaattaaatactgtagtatttcttATAGTTAAAAAAGTTTTTTTGAGGATAATAAGGTAGTATTCTACATTAAACTACAAAattatatagtaagtactacacatgatcgagggatactacagtgtgtagtatagtattctacattaTACAAAATGTCACTATAGAATTCTattgtaagtactgtagtattctatagtaaactgtagtattttttcatgtgggggaATGCAGTACAGCACATAAACATCACGTTCATTATGGGTTTCTTTAAACAAGACaagttctccagtacttttgtaTACGTTTTAGTCAGTAATTCTGAAAGTAAAAAACATATTTAGTAGTCGCCAAAGTTGGGGAACATGTCAAGACATACTAAAGTTGTGCAGTTGAAGTATTCTTGCCACCACATGCAGATTGTTGACTCGACTGCCTCTGCATGATGATGACATTCCTTTCAATTAAGGTTTTACAGAACTCACAGATTTGTTTAATTGTTTAGTTAATTAGTTGTCTATATAACAATAAATGATAATTAACAACTGATGGGAGTTATTATATAACAGAAGAACTTTGAAATGTAATCTTCATTCTAATCATAGTTCGATAAATTGCTGAGGGTTGACTTATTTTCTGATGGACTTTCAGCGCTATCAAGTGGCCAAATGCAATACATCAGCGAGGGACCAATAGATATTGGTAGAAGATTGTCATatttttctacaatttatctgACTGAAATGTTACATGTAGCAAGATACCCTGTTTGTTACGGCATAAGATGTTCACCATTGGCAGTCCAACAGATATTTGGGGACACTGGAACGTCACTGAAAGATTGTCATGCTTGCCATCGTATAGTCAGAGAAATGTCTAGTAGAACATTTTCATAATCTGTTTACCGTTCTCTAAAACTGTTGTCAGAGTTTTAGAATGAACAAACTACATATTTTGTTTGTTATGTGATAAAAAACGTACTGAACTTCAGTAAATTGGTAATCGCCTCTACTCATGAGTGAGAATTTACCGGTATGATTGCGCATCCACACAAAGTCATTGGCACGTGTGCATGCTGTCATACGATCTAATTGCGTTACAAGAGGCTTCAGAAGAAGATAAGACTATCCTGGCAGAAACAGTTTGAAGTTGTAAAGAACATATTATCTGCATAAAAAATGGCTAGAGGAAGTCGCAGTGCCAGTCCTTCTTCGGCACCAACCAGGTAATGTGTTTTGAACGATTATGCAACTTGGTCAGATGCCGATTTATTAAAATGTTAACAGCCTCGTTTGCTTAGCAGTTAACTGGTTATAGTGTCCATATGCATAACTGTAATTGAATGACACACAGCTGTTTTAGAAACACAGCCCTAAAACTACTGCCATATGACTGACACTTTTCTTAATAGTTGTCTGCATCACAAAAGTCCTTAGCTAGATTTGTGGGTCATTTTTCAGTTCTTGGCCCCAAGGGCAGTGGGTAGAAGGTCAGCATTTGCTAGAAAAGTTTGCATAAACCAAACAAATTATGCCATCAATTTTAAATAATTGCTGTTTCTtattgtcattcagactgttttcCTGCACATATTTGTTCTTGGTGATAATAATCTATGTGGAGGTATAAGATTAGAGATCAGCTGTTTACTAACCAATAGAGGCCAAATCTTTGAATGCATGCATCCTCCGAAGATGGAGAGGGACAATTCATGGCTTGATCAGAGGAAGGTGGTCAGGGAGATGGTTGATGAAGAGTCTGGTGATGATCAtgtagatcagtggttcccaggctttaaacttactcttgaaagttgtaatagtagaatgcgcAAGGTGCAATTtgtaaattgggtagtgcatcatcagttctttttgtcatgttagtcattgcataccttagagctatttataacttgtcagaaatgttcagatcaactagcccatgtcagctaaacatttttgtttttttagcccatagatattGTTATAATTTTTGTCACTCATATcatatgaatacacattagacatcgcaaaatgtatagaattgcaagaaaatttgctttaaaagtGCAACATTTTCTTcgcaccccatgacaaaatgtgtagaatttcaggaaataagctttaaacctgcaatacatttctccaccaacaagaggggtgtgaacagtttgtgtcatgaacagtgcttttcccatagaaatagacatggTATGCGCGcacgggggagggggaggggggtgcagGATGTTCCCCGATGCTGAAGGGAGGCCCCgggtgaaaaagtttgggaacccctgatgTAGATAATGTAATGTATCAGGTAATGCAAGGCTGTCTGATTCAACAAAATAACAATTGTAATCAGTGCAAGTGATGTCAGAGCAAAATTATGATGTTACATCAGTCTGACCCCCCTCCCCCTTAGGTATGTTGATGTTCCATTTTAGAGGCCATGTTCTCTTCATTGTGTGCTCTCTTCTATTTCCAGCTCATCCCCGGCCCATCATGCCCCGGCCGCTCCACCCCCGTCAGCCCTCGCCGCTCCTGCCGCGCCCCAAGGGCCCAGCCTCATGGCCCAGATGGCCACCACCGCAGCAGGGGTTGCAGTGGGCTTTGCCATGGGCCACGTCATGGAGAGTGCCCTCACAGGCGCCTTCAGTGGTGGCAGCAGCTCTGAATCTGTCAAACCTGCCGCCAGCACATACCAAGTGAGCAGGGCAGGGGGCCAGTGAGAGCCTGTGAATGGAAATAGGCCATTTTCCAATACTCCTAAATAGCTTCCTCTTCTTCAGGAACATTGACAGGTGATAGGGATTGATAGAGTTTCACCATAGGTTATTCCATTCACCAGAACAGTGGACAAGAAGGAAATAATTTATGTTGGGCCGTTCTACTGGCAAAACCTACCTGAAATCCTACCTAAATCCGATTCACCTGACAATGAGTGTCTTGTCTGAAAAGAACAGCCAAAGATAGGTTGTTCTGACAGTACTAAATTGGTGTGGATCGTTGGACAGCAGAGGATGTCTCTGACTTTGGCAGCCCTGGAGAGATAACCTACTGCCCTAAGGGGTTTGACTTCTCAGCTTTCAAATGTACATTTTAGGAAACAGAATTGGACCTAACAACATTGTTTGACACTTAGTATTGTGCcattgaaaaacagaaataactctctctgttatgtgTCCAAAACACAGAGGCAGGGATTTGGGGTATTTACAGATGTGACGTCGCAGGTTGATATATCACAGTTTGATTTCTTGATAGCTTTTCTGAAAATGGAACTAGACCTGTCCTAGAAAGCCCAAACTCCTCCCTTCAGCTAAGTGAGGCCATGCAAGCGACCCATTCACTCACTAAGAAGTGTCACATTATACTCCTTGATGTCAGACATTGACTCTACATGACGACTGAGGCAATTTAATCTGGCGCTGACAGTATTACAACAGCTAGAAAGAGTTTTGGATGAAGCAAACTATTAAAGAATTGTCTGGCCCATGGGATGTCTGAAAAGTGGCATTACTCCAACAAGATTAGTTCTGGTATTTATACAATTATGGTTGATGAATTTGATCACTTAGTATTATATCATGTAAACCTGCCATTGAGGTATTGGAAGCAGAACATCATGTAACCTAGCCATAGCAATGGAATGCCCTAGATGCAGTAAACAAGGAACATAAAAGATAGCTTGTCGATACTGTTCTATGAAATTTATGCAGAACTAATTCAAAAGGTGCATTATGCAGAAATGTATCGATAATTTAAATTTGCCTTGAATTTCCATGAAAGTATACAGCACGGTACTTGGAATGGCCAAACCAGACATTCGTCAGTAAACAAGCAACATTATGCAACTTTGAAATCTTCTATCAAGTAATTGCACTCCGTTACTACCTTATGTGTG
It encodes:
- the LOC106562847 gene encoding coiled-coil-helix-coiled-coil-helix domain-containing protein 10, mitochondrial isoform X2, which produces MFLFQALSSPAHHAPAAPPPSALAAPAAPQGPSLMAQMATTAAGVAVGFAMGHVMESALTGAFSGGSSSESVKPAASTYQEAARPVSSQPGPCMFEVRQFLNYATTQADLSLCESFIEALKQCKGSHGVTSLV
- the LOC106562847 gene encoding coiled-coil-helix-coiled-coil-helix domain-containing protein 10, mitochondrial isoform X1, with protein sequence MARGSRSASPSSAPTSSSPAHHAPAAPPPSALAAPAAPQGPSLMAQMATTAAGVAVGFAMGHVMESALTGAFSGGSSSESVKPAASTYQEAARPVSSQPGPCMFEVRQFLNYATTQADLSLCESFIEALKQCKGSHGVTSLV